The Solenopsis invicta isolate M01_SB chromosome 3, UNIL_Sinv_3.0, whole genome shotgun sequence region TAGATACGTTGGAGCGCCCATTTGAAAAATGCGGCCTTGATATAGTTGGACCGCTAATTGTGACAGACAACaacactaaatatttattaacgtttcaAGATtgcttaacaaaatttaataaagcgaTACCCATACCGAATAAAAAGGCTAATACTGtcacgaaaaaatttatactaaaaataGTACTTAAACATGAAATACCTGAGAAAATATTGACAGATCAGGAAACTGATTTTGTCagcgaaatatttaaaaatgtgtgtcaattattaaaaatcgagaAGATTTGAACGACAGTCTCATCCAGAGAGCAATGGAGCATTAGAAAGTACTCACCGAACTCTTATAGaatatagtatattattatattaatgaagacCAGATGGACTGGTACGAGTGGATACTTTACGCAGTTTTTGCATTTAATATGATTCATACAGGGTACGCAccatttgaattaatttacgGACGTCAAGCTACCCTACCGTCAACACTAACTATCCCTCTAAAACTCACGTATTTCTATGAAAATTACACCAAAGAATTAAGAGAAAGAATACGTACGACAAACCAGATCGCGAAAAAGACTTGGAGGAGAAGCAGAAGGCGAAAGAATATCAGGATAAAAAGgcaaaggaaataaattttaaaatagacaacaaagtaatattatacGACGAGATGTTCCGATGCGGACGATCGAAAAAGTACGACGCGTTATGGACCGGACCGTatacaattttagaaaaaaattccgATGTTAACTATACAATAAAAATGGGGCAAAGAAAGCTCCTAACACACGTCAATCGACTTAAAGCTTATAtagactattaaaataaaaagagaaactaATGAGGAGGAATCTACATAGCAAAAATCCCCTCACATTGAAAAGTTCGCTGATTAATTAGTCACTTAAGCTTAATCACTATATCCAGTAATATAATAGTCCTTACACAATAACGAGAAcactataaaattctaataactaAATAACTGCACtgcattatgaaaaaaaatggtCTAAAAACGTTCCGGTCGCCCATTGAAACTAAGAAACACGTCCAATCGAGCACGGATGGATTCTTCATCACTACAGTTCAGCATGAACGGGTCGGACCCGGCTTTCGGCGATGTCACGAAGCATAGCGTCGAGCAAACCCGCACCACGACCACGAGGTCCATCACCGGGAGCCAAGCCGGCGTTGCGACCTGAAAGACGGCCGTGACTTTGACCGCGTCCCCGACCGAAATCCAGTCCATCGTCCTGTTCAAGGTCGTCACCAACAGGCCGCTGGAGAAACACCACGGCGCGACCACGAACGGACGGTACATCATGTTCCAGGAAACGCACCCCGGCACGTTCAGCGGGAACGGGAAATCGAATTCCACAACGGGCAGCGAAGGTCAAAAGGCGCCGCAGCACCGAATGCAGCTCGTGAAAAGCAGGCTAGGGGTCCACCAAGCCCAACTCGATCTCTCGAAACGAGTCCAGAATAGGACGAATAGGACCGTAATCCATGATTTTTTGCTTATTACGCGAACTGCTGCCCCAAAAGCACCGCACAACAGCAAGAGCGAAACTAAAAGACGAAGCAGTAGCGAGTTGCAAAGAACTCTGAAAAAGATGTTGACAAGACACTTCATACGAAATAAAAGATGATAAgaatccaaaattaaaataGCTCGACAGACAAGCACACGTGCAAACAAACACTACAGTACACTAATATCATTATCATATGAGATTATATTACAGAGCAACGCTAGGGATAACgctaacaaggggaggatcaggtgagtcaccctgggattttgattccaatttttttagttactctgaaaacaaaaaaaaggtttacgtctcccggcgtttgatcgaataggccttagtttcaaaataataaatttgtgaaaattggccataccgcggcgcaccATATGAGCCTTCTCGGTAACTGTTTTCCTaaccagtgcagttggctccgtgcgttaggtgcttgcttcacaatcgtaagatccgggttcgctcccagatgtgtgcaatattttttttttttaataagtgttttttttaattaattttatttatcttgatgatattgatctaatatgcaaatttttaaaatagaaaatttaatttaatatcactttctaaacattaatttaaatttaatttgaattcaagtaataatatttgaaataataaataggtaataataataataacatataagttatttgaaatggataacatataaaggcaacgtatctaaattttcaaattgtttaattaaaattttaattggaaataatattaacagtattttaaaattctagtttttaaaataattaatcgtagaagaagaataccagtgttaaatttaaacaatttgaaaatctttataaaatataattaaacaaaataatatgaaaagttaatggagaaaaagttactttttcGGTGATTGCTTGCACGGTGTAGCTGCACTattcttctaaaatttaatGAGTCGAGTAATGTCGAGATGATAAATGAAGAAACATTGGTAGTTATTTTTTTCGAGGTCGAAGAGTTGGGCCATTGTAACTGGATGGGCCAGGATTGTTTACttcctgtaaaataataaaaatttttttaatgattttttaaaaaacaataacatgtttacatgtaaaaaaatttatatgttaacatatatgttattgtttttttcttattataacatttttgtttttattgttcaaatttttattacaaaacaattaaaaaaatttttttttgaaataatttttagaaaatttgaatatattttgttatatctttACTTACTTTTTTCTTGTTGTTTTTGTTATTGCTCTCGTCTTCGTTCTCATAGTTTGTACCATCTTGTTCATGTAGATTGatctacaataaaaaaaattgttttttaataatttaaaatgaactGCAGATATCCGTATCTTTTATAACTTACTCTATTTGCGCAGTCCATGCTGCACTTGCAGGCTTCAGAACATATTTTTgccgtttttttttgcaaccACATAACCGATTCGCACATTTTTTCTTGCATCTGCAActctttttcgttatttttacgCCATTCATATTGTTTTTCAATTCTTCTAGTTCATCACTTAAATTTTGTATCGtttctttcattatatttttatcttccctgtaaaaaatttttggtatttatttagtttaggACGGACATAAGACATTATACCAGGATGAAAATTTCAGGACTTCTCAAGGAATGTTGATATATATTGAACGTTCTTATTAACTGAGATTTCTCTCGATTCGCTCATCAGCATTGAGAGATGTCATTTACTCACCCTCTAATCTTTTAATCACTCTTATCTCTTTTTGATGCCCTTTACCGGCGTCTCACAAACTTTTTCGTTCGGTTGTTTACGTGTCTCGCTCCTTGCGCAGTTGCCACGTGCACAGGGCCCGTAACCTGTTGTAAATATGATACGCCAGGAATAGGATGCGATACGCTAAGATAAATAAGACACGAATTCTGCAAAACACTTTATTCGATTCACTAGGATCACTTTTCTTAACTCAATCACGTTTGAGACTCTCTCATGAAACACACACAGCAGATCGCACACTCACACCGTCGCAGAGACACGAACATGAGAGGCGCTCGGCACACGAGCTGGGTGTACAtggataaaaacattaaataaatataaatgaaataatatgaataaaataaatataaaatattatacatactgAAGTTTTGGATTTCACGGTAGACAATTTTTATTGCTGTCATCATCGGATGTTCTACAACATACGTATCACTAGATATGtggtaataatatatttagttATTTGCCCATACTTGGCACCAGTCAATTGGCAGAATATatggattatttttaaatagttcatgTGCATATCGTAATGCCTCTAGTTGATTATTGTACAACTCTACATAAAATGACATATAGGttttaaataaatctgaaaaaaaatcaaatgttaATCATATTGTTGTAAATATGATACGCCAGAAACAGGATGCGATACGCTAAGATAAATAAGACACGAATTCTGCAAAACTCTTTATTCGATTCACTAGGATCACTCCTCTTAACTCAATCAAGCTTGAGACTCTCTCATGAAACACACACAGCAGATCGCACACTCACACCGCCGCAGAGACACGGACATGAGAGGCGCTCGGCACACGAGCCACCGTAGCTGCCATCTCTAGGGGTGGGAGCGCATCGCTCGTTCAAAGCCTGGCTTTCGCAATACTCCCTCCCTTTGTGCGAGCGATCCGTGGTACTTTATTATATTCAGTCTTTATCTGAAACATAACAAGAATTAGTTATCAAGTAAAATTAATCTCTAATTTTGTCTAAACtctatattcattattttatctcttAGATATGCGAATGCTTCTAAAGGTAAAGGTTTTGTCATAATGTCTGCCAAACTCTCTTTGGTCTCAATTCATTCGACTTTCACCTTCCCTTGGTCAACACACTGTTCAACAAAGTCTCCATGAGTGTCAGCCATATGTTTTCTGTTTCcagtttcttttctctctctctctctctctctctctctcacacacacacacacacacgcacgcacacacacacacacacacacacacacacacacacacacacacacacacacacacacaaatttcTCTGTATTTCCTCTAAGTTGTCATCAAACGTTTTAAGTTTGTGACTTCCATCCTTCTTAGTGCAGTTTTCTGCTGCTCTATTGTTGCACCAGATTGTTACAGGCAAGAATGTTCTTTCAACAACATATCTGAGCGACTTGTCCAATGAAATCATTTCTTGACAGGCCTCGCTCATTGCTAGGTATTCTGCTTGACAAGTAGAGAGTGTAACATAAGTCTGTTTATGACATCTCCATGCTATCACGTCTCCATACAGTTTGATTATATATCCTCCAGTGGATGTAGAGTCAATGCAATCTCTGAAACTAGCATCTGTCAATGACTTCAACTCGTCTGTTTTACCTTTGAACGTTAATCTTCGATTCGCAGTTTCTCTAAGATATCTGAAGACTCTTTATACATCTTGCCAGTCTTCTTCTGTAGGCTCTAACTGTTTTCTTGCTAAATAATTCACTGCAAAAGCTATATCGGGTCGTGTAGCATTAGCCAGATACATTAGGCTTCCTATTGCTTCTCTATAGGGTACTCTTGTAACTTCTTTTCCaatgttcttttcttttaatttacttcTTTTGTTTCTGTTGCTCAACCTTCTAGTGACCATAGGAGTACTCTGAGGCTTGCATTTATTCATATGAAACTTTTCAAGTACTCTCTCCGTATATTGCATTTGATAAATACTCATAtatctttcttctttgttttgCTCTATTGTTATTTCCAGAAAATTCTTGGGTTCTCCAAGATTTTTCGTCTTAAAGATTTCACTCAACTTCTCTATGATTTCCTCTAATTTTTTCTGATCGTTGCTTGTAACTAACATGTCATCTACATAAAGTAGTATGATCACCATTGTGCCTTCTTTCCTCCATGTGAACAAGCATGGCTCGTGTAGATCATTCTCTAATCCAAGTTTCTTGGCTTCTTCTGAAAACCTTTTATTCCATCTTTTCGGACTtatttttaatctgtacaaAGCTCTATTCAATTTGCACACCTTTGTCTTTTTGGTGTTTTTATTCACTTCTATTCTGTCTGGAAtttccatatatattttttcttttatagttcTATTCAGAAATGCAGTCTTCACATCCAGTTGGTAGgtgtacaaattatatttgtttattattgctAATATAGATCTGACCAAAGACAATCTTGAAACCGGTACATATGTCTCTTTTAGATCATACACATTCTTGTCTTTACATCCTCTTATCACCAGTCTCGCTTTATATCTGATTGATCCATCTGCTTCAGCGTTGCCAACTTTTTGAAGCAATGGTACCCTAGATTGTCTCTTCCAATACACCAGAAAGCActagatttttataaacttcTTCAACGAAGATATAAAGCGATACTACCAATAGTAATGATGAATAATGAACTGCAACCACTGTTTAAAAGCGTTTAGAATATTAGCAAATTCTCAATTTCAATAGAGAAtgcttaattattaatatagattaatatggattttattttaaaaaaattagatagcaattttattacacatttattttaagagcaaaataaacaatatatttttattttcaaattacaagtatttaattagttaaaaaattgtatccattattgcgaaaaagtttgttaatatatatatatatatatatattttttttttttttaatctccgctttttttaaatataataaaacacaaaacacataacattataaatgtaataaacataaaGTTTAGATATTGTTATCATGAAAACTTTTCGTGGACATAAAATTTATACTAATCTTGATAGAAAAAAAGCTTATcattaatatatgaaattaattctAATGTGTAACATTTTCTcgttgtataatatattacatatatgtaaataagtaattttgcaataataatactaaaaatacaACTAGCTAACGTAAttctatatacgtatatacgcaattttttaaaataatatcacttttatattattgcaatgtTTATAAAACTTACAAAACGAATAaagataaactaaaataaataaatacattgagTATTGTTATAATGTGATgaagtatatttataaacataaaaaatcaaaatcataattctcttcttcatttattttgtaagtttcatttgtttttattttttttttattatattaatcggAATATCATAATTatgacaacatttattaaattgttttaaactaCATCGAATTCTAAGAATAGAGCTTAAGGTTGTAACACTCAATTTATTGCGACTTTtagtttttatcaaatttaattgaCTAAACAGTCTTTCAACTTCCGCATTAGATATAGGTAATGTTAATAACGTAATAGCAAATAATGCAAAATTGCTTAAAAGGATTCTCATTGCTAGcatctttgaaattattcactTCATACCAAAACTGTTTAGTATCTGTAGTAGCATTCCActtaattaaatgaagaatGTGCCACTTACTTTCAATTATAtcaatttcatcatcatttttgccaaaaaattttaatataggtaCTAATAAAGGCTTGTTATGATTCAAAGCTACATCACAacttaaatatgatattttattcattatatctAGATTTTCAGGAAGACGATTTTTGAGCTCTTGTATTAGcgttacaacaaaatttattgctCGTTTTCTCACATTCTTCATCTTGCGATAATGGTTTATTATCTCTCAAATTTCggataatattttcaaatttaaaacttaaataacaATTCCAATCTATataatcttcaattttatttttaaaaatatctaattgatGATGACTGGGTAAAACAATTTTGCTTACCAATATTGTTATTAACTggtttaattcctttgttaatTTGGTAGGATCAGCAGAAGCAGATTCAAAAAGTTTATTGACTCTTTGAACTTCTTGCAGTATAGTTTtcagaaaagataaaaatgcaTGATTTGTATCATCAGAATACATGCGGTAAAGTATCTCTGCAGTATAACATTTTTCAGAACGTGAAGTATTAAAGTGTGTTTTTAATTCGAGTCATTGATCTAGTATTCTAGAAACTGCTACTTCGATTGATAGCCATCTTGTTTTACAAGCCTGTACTATTTTAAGTGGTTCCTCATCATTATTTATggctttatataaatttttatatgtattctGTCTGGAAGATGATTTACAAAACCAATCATAAGTTTCTCTTATTAGATATTCTAAATGTCTAGGTAAGCACAAGTCAGCAGCTGCCGAAACAGCTAATTGAAGGGAATGACAAATACATTTGATTAGAATTAAGTTAGggatttctctttttaatttaacataaacacCATTGTTTACCCCAGTCATCACAGATGCGTTATCAGTTCCTATACCAAtaagattatttaattgaagattatatttatgcaaagtatttttaataacttcaaCAATGCCGTTGGCTGAGAAATCAAATAATTGAGGCATATCTAAAAATGTTGTCATAATTTGATTTTGCAATTCactaaaatatatgataattatacctaaatattttTGAGTTGAAATATCTGTAGATTCGTCGATAATTAAACTAAAGGTAGAAGATCCAATATccgtaattaaattatgttgaaaATATGGTGCTAGCACATTATTCAAAATACAGGTGCATTTGCTCCTATGAAGACGAAGATTCGATGTATTTCCAGGAAATGCTATCTTGCATACTTCGTTTAGATGATCTACCGCATTTATTGATGTGTGACAAGCTACATAAAGTGCCAATTTAACTTCTGCGTGTTTCTCTTCTATAGATTctatatttttgcaaacaagttttttttgagattttccaaaaacaatattttcgtttACTTTGTGTTTTTTTGAATTGTTATGCCGTTTGAGATCACTGTAGTGATTATTTAACAATGCATGGCATATTTTGCATTTAGCTTGATTACTTACAGTACTAGGCACTGAAATAAGCCAATCTTTTAATTCTGTGTCTTTGAGCCAGGCATCTCTAAATTTTTGTTCATATGACTTAGAGGACatctaaacataaaaaaattaatatattattacactagAGCTATATTCCAAAACATCCTCTCCGAgcaaaattttactcaatatacactgagaaaaaagttatagtaatggtaacaaaaaaaaagagttattcATAAGTAACCGATTTTCATTGAACAATTTGGTTAAgaaagcaaaatataatatttcttttgttacaataacaaaattaaagaaatttttttatttaacaacacaattttatttagttacTCACGTTTTggcaacaataatataaaatttggttGCAATGACAAAAtccattttctttttgtaatttcaaCGAAATAATCTATTAgagcagaaaatatttttattaaatattatactgaACTGGTATGATTCTGAATTAAccaaacatttttgaaataattatttaaatttggtcaatattacaaaataattatgtaagagaGACAAATTTACTTAATAGTTCTTATTTGACGTAtgatatatacttataaaaattatatatttttatcaaatcacttttacacacatataaaagttatttagcgaaaatatataatttgtaaatatatttacattaaatattaataagaaatatacacatgcatatatatttatatttatgtatgtacatatttatatacatatttaaattatattaacaatatgtataacacattgttaataatatatatgtacataactTATAAGTTTAACATATTGCAAATTTCTATGTCATCACAATAGATTTGTGTAATCAGTATGTAAATATCATTCAAATTGTTACGATAACTTACGATAACTTACGATAACTATatcataaatttctaaaataatttatataaattggtcATAAAAACATtctatgattaaaatatactttattcttttaaaatgatataaaatggAAATACAAATACGTATACATCTTACGATAATAAGCATAAATTCTTATATGCTAAATacacacatatttatttttcaaaatgtctcatcattttataaattctcacatgcaaaaaatattctatacaaaacttgttttttgctatatatattttttctacttgTACTAAAAGcatctataattatttgtacACGCGAGttctgttttataaatatatatagaattaataccataaaataaaaattatagttaataaagtattactataaaataaaaataaaaattatagttagtaaagtataaaaattataaaatgaaataaaaattatgaaattttataaataaaaaaatattttatagtaagtAATCTTTACATGTTACGCAATGCCATTTCGATAGACGTAACTTTGTTATTGTTTACATCGTATTCAGTTGTcgttttatataaacatttttgtataagAAGCCATATCTGTTGACATTCTTTAGGATAGCAAGCTTGCAGTACGAAAAAACACTTGTAGCATATATCAATAGCTTTGAGAGCACTCTCAATTTTGTATAACGTGTTATCGATGCAAACGTAGTACGCATTCATCGAACAAGCGTCACGTCCTATGAAAATAACAAATGGTTGTAGAGTTAAATTTAAAGCAGCTGCTCTATTCCTCTGACGCTCAATATTATGT contains the following coding sequences:
- the LOC120357262 gene encoding uncharacterized protein LOC120357262, with translation MSSKSYEQKFRDAWLKDTELKDWLISVPSTVSNQAKCKICHALLNNHYSDLKRHNNSKKHKVNENIVFGKSQKKLVCKNIESIEEKHAEVKLALYVACHTSINAVDHLNEVCKIAFPGNTSNLRLHRSKCTCILNNVLAPYFQHNLITDIGSSTFSLIIDESTDISTQKYLVVAVHYSSLLLVVSLYIFVEEVYKNLVLSGVLEETI